One genomic region from Athalia rosae chromosome 3, iyAthRosa1.1, whole genome shotgun sequence encodes:
- the LOC105686566 gene encoding elongation factor G, mitochondrial gives MTLTNLFLSNLKINQFAKRLSFNIFKHGQSTPMSTHNKYADHRQLEKIRNIGISAHIDSGKTTLTERILYYTGRIEKMHEVKGKDNVGATMDSMELERQRGITIQSAATYTLWKDYNINIIDTPGHVDFTVEVERALRVLDGAVLVLCAVGGVQSQTLTVNRQMKRYNVPCLAFINKLDRTGANPKRVLSQMRAKLNHNAAFIQLPIGLENETKGLIDLVTRKALYFEGNYGEIVRIDEIPQEMKAEADASRQELIEHLSNVDDTIGELFLAESTVSDEDLASAIRRSCLKRTFTPVLVGTALKNRGVQPLLDAVLDYLPNPGEVENVALREIPGAEVERVALNPARDGKHPFVGLAFKLEAGKFGQLTYFRCYQGKLTKADNIFNVRTGRKVRVSRLVRLHSNQMEDVTEVYAGDIFALFGVDCASGDTYVADTKLQLSLESIFVPDPVVSMSIQPVNSKDRDNFSKAVARFTKEDPTFHFHYDTDNKETIVSGMGELHLEIYAQRMEREYSCPVILGKPKVAFRETLISPCEFDYLHKKQSGGAGQFARVIGVMEPLPAHQNTSLEFCDETVGTNVPRQFVPGVERGFKIMAEKGLLSGHKLAGIKFRLIDGAHHIVDSSELAFMFAGQGAVKEVFEHGAWQILEPIMMVEITAPEEFQGILMSQINKRHGIITGTDGNEGWFTLYAEVPLNEMFGYVGELRSCTQGKGEYTMEYSRYSPCLPEVQEALVRAYEESLGTNQQQKSKKN, from the exons ATGACCCTAACAAATCTTTTTTTAAGTAACttgaaaatcaatcaattcgCAAAGCGGTTATCATTCAACATCTTCAAG CATGGTCAGTCCACGCCGATGTCAACACATAATAAATACGCGGATCACAGACAACTCGAAAAGATCCGAAATATTGGAATCTCCGCACATATCGACTCCGGTAAAACTACCTTGACAGAACGCATCCTTTACTACACAGGGCGAATCGAGAAGATGCATGAG GTAAAAGGCAAGGACAATGTCGGAGCAACTATGGATAGCATGGAACTGGAACGACAACGTGGTATAACAATACAGTCTGCAGCAACTTACACCCTATGGAAAGACTACAACATCAACATCATTGACACACCGGGTCACGTGGATTTTACCGTTGAGGTCGAAAGAGCTCTCAGAGTTCTGGATGGAGCTGTTCTTGTTTTATGTGCCGTTGGTGGAGTACAATCGCAGACTCTTACGGTGAACCGTCAAATGAAGAGGTACAACGTGCCCTGTTTGGCTTTTATCAATAAACTCGATAGAACTGGAGCTAATCCAAAGAGAGTGTTATCTCAGATGCGTGCAAAGCTCAACCACAACGCAGCATTCATTCAGTTACCTATCGGCCTTGAAAATGAGACAAAAGGACTCATCGATCTTGTTACTAGAAAGGCACTGTACTTTGAAGGGAATTATGGGGAAATTGTTCGAATCGATGAAATACCACAGGAAATGAAAGCAG AGGCTGATGCAAGCCGACAAGAGCTCATAGAACACCTAAGTAATGTGGACGATACGATTGGCGAGCTATTCCTGGCAGAATCTACAGTATCAGATGAAGATTTGGCCAGTGCTATTCGACGGTCGTGTCTGAAGCGAACATTCACCCCAGTTTTAGTGGGAACAGCATTGAAGAACAGGGGCGTGCAGCCGCTTCTTGATGCGGTTCTGGATTACTTACCAAATCCTGGTGAGGTGGAGAACGTCGCTTTGAGAGAAATCCCTGG GGCCGAGGTGGAGCGTGTAGCCTTAAATCCTGCACGGGACGGCAAACATCCATTTGTCGGATTAGCGTTTAAGCTGGAGGCTGGGAAGTTCGGGCAACTCACATACTTTCGCTGTTACCAAGGGAAATTGACAAAGGCAGATAACATATTCAATGTCAGGACAGGCAGAAAG GTACGAGTTTCAAGATTGGTCCGACTCCATTCCAACCAGATGGAAGATGTAACTGAGGTGTACGCCGGCGATATTTTTGCTCTCTTTGGTGTAGATTGTGCATCGGGAGATACCTATGTCGCCGATACTAAGCTGCAGTTGTCGTTGGAATCAATATTTGTTCCTGATCCTGTCGTATCAATGTCCATTCAACCCGTCAACTCCAAAGATAGGGATAATTTCTCAAAGGCTGTTGCTAGGTTTACAAAGGAGGATCCGACCTTCCACTTCCACTACGACACGGATAACAAG GAAACGATCGTTTCTGGCATGGGGGAGTTGCACTTGGAAATATATGCCCAGCGCATGGAACGCGAGTACTCCTGTCCCGTAATTCTCGGAAAGCCAAAGGTAGCTTTCAGAGAGACATTAATAAGTCCATGCGAGTTTGATTACCTGCATAAAAAACAGTCTGGTGGAGCTGGACAGTTTGCTAGGGTAATCGGTGTCATGGAG cCACTTCCTGCGCACCAGAATACCTCTTTGGAATTTTGCGACGAAACCGTGGGTACAAATGTACCGAGACAGTTCGTTCCCGGCGTAGAAAGAGGTTTCAAGATAATGGCGGAAAAAGGACTTCTCTCCGGTCACAAATTAGCAGGAATCAAATTCAGACTAATAGACGGAGCTCATCACATTGTCGACTCGTCGGAGCTCGCCTTTATGTTCGCGGGTCAAGGCGCTGTCAAAGAAGTTTTCGAGCATGGTGCGTGGCAGATACTGGAGCCCATCATGATGGTAGAAATTACTGCACCCGAGGAATTCCAG GGTATTCTGATGAGTCAAATTAATAAGAGACACGGTATCATTACGGGCACTGACGGGAACGAAGGATGGTTCACTCTCTACGCGGAAGTTCCGTTGAACGAGATGTTCGGATACGTGGGAGAGTTACGTTCTTGTACTCAGGGAAAGGGCGAGTATACCATGGAATATTCAAGATACAGCCCTTGCCTACCCGAAGTCCAGGAGGCACTCGTGAGAGCGTACGAAGAAAGTTTAGGAACAAATCAGCAGCAAAAGTCTAAGAAGAATTAA
- the LOC112694982 gene encoding uncharacterized protein LOC112694982, whose translation MENKLTPRCTSSPAAQTELSPAATKHDSFLDDMELSSHNGNNFTSTKEVERHVTQRFMSPSLVPFMAVMEETSSMEEKVKNTGRRSGNREMESIQQIATIRESRSKASEGKIRTHESKIKTKLAAVKTVETQRQMTSNLSKPQQDRKHLTKERGRRSGSYKEIDYNVDTMKENKQPSNSLKLLNSSLEPSKEHHHRSEDAKKPESREIPESVALLNAIKEIVSTYTKEEGSKILRTLGELHIISQASLIKNMMCQTDEIRKDLQLGENLGQLRLLMAENERLSENFALLKLKNEDLQRKLEETERLREENATLKLKLHELTGRKFS comes from the exons ATGGAGAATAAACTGACTCCAAGATGCACGAGTTCGCCAG CGGCTCAAACTGAATTATCTCCTGCTGCTACCAAGCACGATTCTTTCTTGGATGACATGGAGTTGTCTTCTCATAATGGGAATAATTTTACATCAACCAAAGAAGTGGAACGTCATGTGACTCAGAGATTCATGTCACCATCCCTGGTACCATTTATGGCTGTAATGGAGGAAACTTCAAGTATGgaggaaaaggtaaaaaatacAGGTCGGAGGTCTGGTAATCGAGAAATGGAAAGCATTCAGCAGATCGCTACAATACGAGAGTCGAGATCCAAGGCATCAGAAGGTAAGATAAGAACTCACGAGAGTAAAATAAAGACCAAACTTGCTGCTGTAAAAACTGTGGAGACTCAACGCCAAATGACGAGTAATTTGAGTAAGCCTCAGCAGGATCGAAAACACCTGACTAAAGAACGTGGCAGACGTTCTGGAAGTTATAAAGAGATTGATTACAATGTTGatacgatgaaagaaaataagcaGCCATCGAATTCACTCAAACTGCTTAATTCTTCACTAGAACCATCCAAGGAGCATCATCATCGATCCGAAGATGCTAAAAAGCCGGAGTCTAGAGAAATTCCAGAATCAGTAGCACTATTAAATGCTATTAAGGAAATCGTTAGCACGTATACTAAGGAAGAGGGATCTAAAATTTTGAGAACTCTTGGTGAGCTGCACATCATCAGTCAAGCGAgcctaattaaaaatatgatgTGTCAAACCGACGAAATAAGGAAGGACCTGCAGCTGGGTGAAAATTTGGGCCAATTACGGCTCCTTATGGCCGAAAATGAAAGACTGAGTGAAAACTTTGCTCTCTTGAAGCTGAAGAACGAAGATCTGCAgagaaaattggaggaaaCCGAACGTCTCAGAGAAGAGAATGCAACGCTGAAACTAAAGTTACATGAGCTTACAGGTCGAAAGTTCAGCTAA
- the LOC105686209 gene encoding peptidyl-prolyl cis-trans isomerase B-like, giving the protein MARLHAVTIAAATILVALVSTSQASSFKVTDKVYLDIMIDDHPAGRIVIGLFGEVAPRTVKNFLTIASEGINGRKYSGSKFHRVIKKFMIQGGDVDKEDGTGSISIYGKYFDDENFDIKHTGPGFVSMANAGKNTNGCQFFISTVATPWLDGHHTIFGKVIEGQDVVHKIEQTKTDSDDKPISPVVILESGTISVPEPFFISDDPYDIWSWIRATAIPLSFSFTILGFFHWMMKQLDI; this is encoded by the exons ATGGCGCGTCTACACGCCGTCACGATCGCTGCAGCGACCATCCTCGTCGCCCTTGTTTCCACCTCGCAG GCCTCGAGTTTCAAGGTGACTGACAAGGTGTACCTCGATATAATGATCGACGATCATCCAGCCGGACGCATAGTGATCGGTTTGTTCGGTGAAGTAGCTCCAAGGACCGTAAAGAACTTCCTCACCATAGCGTCGGAAGGAATAAACGGGCGAAAATATTCTGGCTCGAAGTTTCATCGAGTGATAAAGAAGTTTATGATCCAAG GTGGGGATGTGGACAAGGAGGATGGAACGGGATCCATAAGTATCTACGGTAAATACTTCGACGACGAAAACTTTGATATCAAACATACCGGCCCAGGTTTCGTGAGTATGGCTAATGcaggaaaaaatacaaacgggTGTCAGTTCTTTATATCCACGGTCGCCACACCTTGGCTCGATGGTCACCATACTATATTTGGCAAG GTAATCGAGGGACAGGACGTGGTTCACAAGATAGAACAAACTAAAACAGATTCAGACGACAAGCCCATCAGCCCTGTGGTGATCCTCGAGTCTGGTACCATCTCGGTGCCGGAGCCGTTCTTCATATCAGACGACCCATACGA CATTTGGAGTTGGATCAGAGCAACGGCAATACCACTCAGCTTCAGCTTCACCATTCTTGGATTTTTCCACTGGATGATGAAGCAGCTGGACATTTGA